CGGTTCGCGGCCAAACTTCTCCGTGAGTTTCTGGCTGGCCCGGTTTAATTTGTGCACCTTGTCCACGATGTGAACGGGCAGACGGATTGTCTTCGACTGGTTCGAGAGGGCCCGACGAATCGACTGTTTGATCCACAAAGCCGCGTACGTGGAAAGCTTTGCGCCCTTTCGGGGGTTGAATCGTTCGACGGCTTTCATCAGGCCGATGTTGCCTTCGTTGATCAAATCCAGCAGCGGCATTCCGAAATTCGCGTAGTCGTGGGAGATCTTTACAACCAGACGCAGGTTGGCCTTTATCATCTGCTCGCGGGCGCGCTTGCTGCCGCGCTGGACCTGGGCCGCCAGCTCGTTCTCCTCCTTGCGCGTCAATAGCGGGGTCTTACCTATCTCCCGCAAGTAGAGTTGCAGAGCGTCTCCGTTATCGTTGTATCGGTCAATGACCATAATCTCTTCCTTGAACCCATCACATGCCCGAGTCGACTGGAACAGGTGACAACTACGACACTATCTCCCCTGTTAGATGCAACGTGGCCCAATTTGGTTCAAAACACATGCAGCCATTGGTTACGAATGTCTCCACTCGCCGTTCGACCGAAGCAGAGATAGCGTGGCACGGAGTTGTTGCCCAACGAGTTGGGAGCTTCGACACGAGGACAATTGGCGGGAACCAAAAACGGAAAAAATCACTGCCGAGTGATTCTGAGATGCATGAATCTCTTCCCGCTGGTCGCAATCGGATTGCCTGCGTCGCTGGCCTTGTTGGTCTGGGTTACGCCATCGCTACCAAGTACGGTTTGTATAATGCCGTTGGTGCTCCATGCCCCGCTCGGGTCAGCCGCCGCTTCGACGGTGTAACTCAGGTCGATCGCCGACAGGACTTTGGTGTAGGTCAGTGTCAAGCAACCGCAAGCTGGATCGATGTACGCAATGGGTAGCCCGGTCGTGCCGGCGACATTCGGATTCAAATTCAGCGCGTACTCCAGCAGGTTGACGATTCCGTCACCATCCGGATCCGCAAGGTCGCCACTGATGTTGGGATTGCTGGCATTCGGGCCGAACTCGGCAAGTTGCCAGGCATTAAACGGGGTCGCCACAACTACCGAGACCTGGAATGACTGCGTCGCCAGGTTGCTCGATGACAAGATATTCGTCCCGCCCACGATGGTGACAGTCCCGGAATAGTTGCCCACGGCGGCCGTGGGATTGACGGTCACCGCAAAGACGATGTCGCTGTAGGTTTGACCGGCCGAGAGGATCCCGGGGACGTTCGCAAAAAAAGCATTGGCGACTGCCGCAAGATTGCTACTGGCGGTGAACTGAATGTCATTCAAATACACGTTGTTCGTTGGATTCGTGTTACTCAGAACACCGCTAAAAAAGACCTCGTTGCTTTGCGCGCACGTTTCCGCCGCCGGCGTTAGGACAAACGACAAATCCGCCCGCGCCGCCATGCCGGAGAGCGCCATCATCAAACTGAATAGGAGTAATGATTTCAGGCGCATGATTGACTTTCTCTACCGGCCGATGGCGAACAAAATGGCGTTGTTGATCGCGTACACGGTCCCGTCGACTCCAATTAAAGTGGGCGTGTACGCCTCACCGATACCGGGCGTCAGCGTGAACGTTTCGGAAAGCGTGTTGGAGGTCAAATCCCAGCGGTAGAGTTTGCCATCCTCGCTGCCGGCCAGCACCGACCTCGTGAAGGGATCGACCACCGCCGTGTTGATGCACCACTCCCGGACGCCGGCTTGGCCGGTATTCGGGGTGGGACCGAGTACGGTTAATATCTCCTTCATCACGGTCGCACCGGTGACCGGATCTGTTTCCGTGTCGTTCGGATCCAGGACAGCGACCTTGTTGGATCCGTTTCCTCCGACTCCGGGGTCGGAATAATTATTGTATTTGGTGACCAACAAATACGGCGAACTGCCGTGGTACGA
This genomic stretch from Verrucomicrobiia bacterium harbors:
- a CDS encoding RNA polymerase sigma factor RpoD/SigA, producing MVIDRYNDNGDALQLYLREIGKTPLLTRKEENELAAQVQRGSKRAREQMIKANLRLVVKISHDYANFGMPLLDLINEGNIGLMKAVERFNPRKGAKLSTYAALWIKQSIRRALSNQSKTIRLPVHIVDKVHKLNRASQKLTEKFGREPSDAELAKALEVPAAKVAALRKLGVSPISLDAPIGDEDDSRFGDIVQDEGALTPYELLRVKTMRQEIREHIKYLDAREAEILMLRFGLDGQPPRTLEQVGKRFKVTRERVRQIQEIALRKLRRRVEARESANLVGQS